The DNA window tgcagtaaccatttatttatgcttttttttcaattaattgaTTACcattataatacatataatacaaaatgcaaaatAGCAATttataaaaactcaaaatatgtatattttgctaataaaaacaccaaataatatttttacataatatataaaaatgcaaagtattaatttaaagcttttttttCAGATGAAAAATGCAGATTTACcatttttataaacataaaatgcataatttataaaaatgaaaaaatatattttacaattaaaaatgctaaataatatttttatataatatataaaaattcaaAGTAACCATTTATTTATGCAATTTTTCagattaaaaatagaaaatgctaaataacaatttataaaaattaaaaaatatattttactattaaaaatgcaaaataatttttatataatatatacaaatgcaaataaacaattttttttgcttttttttgcaaattaaaaatgctaatttaccatttttatataaatataaaatgcaaaataacaatttataaataataaataatccgtttatataatttatacaaaTGCAAAGTAACCATTTAtttatgcaatttattttttcaattaaaaatgctAATTTGCCATTTTATATAAgtataaaatgcaaaataacaatttataaaaattaaaacatatattttacaatgaaaaatgccaaataatatttttatataatatataaaaatgcagTAACCATCTAttcatgcaatttttttccaattaaaaatgctaaattacCATTTTATATAAGTATAAAATGCAAAGTAACAAtttataaaatgaaaacatatactttacaattaaaaatgccaaataatcatttttatataATACAGGCAAAGTAAAATGTAAAGTAgccatttctttttttaattaaaaatgcaaatttaccatttttatataaatataaaatgcaaaatatataaaaatgaaaaaatagtgAGCTGCTTTGCCGTATACACAGGAGGTGTCATTTAAGGAATcttactgtattattattattattaaattttgcattaaacttgctcaccaatggatgtgaatgggtgccgtcagaatgcgagtccaaacagctgataaaaacatcacaataatccacaagtaccaCTCCAgcccatcaattaacatcttgtgaagacaAAATATGAGGCCAGAGTGTAAATGAACCAtaatttacaagccaaaacagctctaaacaaatatgtgggtggattttgatagACTTTTTTATTGAAGAAAGGACTCATAGAGGAAAACTTGaagtaaaaacatcttaatggcgTATTTGTTTCTTCCTTTTGGCTTCACAGGATGTtagttgatggactggagtggtgtggtttATTTCTTTAGGGAATCACAGATAAACTTTTATAACATCTGCCTGGGCTTCATCTTCCATATGTTTACTAGTACAGATTAATGATTACACCGCGGACTATCTGTCAGGTCTGTGAAGGTCAAAGTCTTTGGCTGCAGGTTTGTTCGATTTCGCAGGTATGATTTGAAATTTGAGATGTGAAACTCAAACTTTAATGCATCTAAGTTAAAACACTTTACAGATGAGAGAAACTTTTCTCTAATGCAGTGTCCTCCAGAGACCCATGCGTTCATTTTTCATTCACTATAGTGaacatacacttttttttttctctgtttttaaGTTAGTTTGGTCCTCCATCATTCTGTGGTGCATACTTTGAGGTGTGACCAATCTAATTAGATATTATTGCAAAAATGCCTACAGCTTTTTTCTGGGTCTATTCCACAAtccatttactttttatttattttattttatagttaaatatttttatttataaatgtatcacATCTTTAAAACTCCAAATCCAAACCTTCtgagttatttattaattttttgggTTCTTTTCcagttaatttaatatttaattacactaccagtcaaaagtttttgaacagtaagttttttaatgtattttaaagatttatttgatccaaagtacagcaaaaacagtcaaatatttttactatttaaaataacttctgtttatttgaatatattttcagatttaatttatttctgtgatcaaagctgaattttcagcatcattacttcagtcttcagtgtcacatgatccttcagaaatcattctaatatgctgacttgctgttcaagaaacatttattttttattactatcaatatttaaaacagctgaatatttttttcaagatattttaattaatagaaagaccctaagatcagtatttatttgtaataaaaagcttttgtaacattatacattatttaaaagcCTGGAGTCATTTTTGTGGTAAAgcaattatagaaatgaatgcttttattactttgatttagcaaggatactttaaattgatcaaaagtgatgataaagacatttataatgttacaaaagatttctatttcagataaatgctgttcttctgaactttctactcatcaaagaaacctgacaaattatactcagctgtactcagcaataataataaatgtttttgagcagcaaatcagcatattagaatgatttatgaagcattacgtgacactaaagactggagtaacgatgctgaaaattcagctttgaaatcacaggaataaattacattttaaaatatattcacatagaaaacagctattttaaatagtaaaactatttggatcgaataaatgcaggcttgttgggcagaagagacttcttttaaaaacattaaacattttgactggtattgtatatttttaaaattattattattattattttttttttcccttggtCTTCCATAATTATGTGGTACATGTTTGGAGGTGTGACCAATATAATTAgctattttaatatacaaatgTAATCTTCCTAAAATTTTAGCTGAATCTATTCCacaataaataacttttttgtcatatataatatgtatgaatataattacatactcatttatttatttattttcctgtcCTTCCTAATTCTGATACAAAATTTGTGGGTGTGGTCATAATTATATGAATTTTAAATATGAAGGAACTATGACATAAGCAGATGTAAaccattttgtattatttatttccaTATTAATATTGGATCACATATTTTAATTCCCATGcatttatttaactatttaatttTCTCTCTCATTTTAGAGCCTATACCCAAGTCAATTTACTTATTTCATTATTTGTTTCCATTGTTTTTGGTCCTGCATTTTTCTGGGATACAAAATGTGTAGGTTTGGCCAATTtgtttaacatttaataaatGATTTAGTCTAAAAggttttacatacaccttgtatgAGTCCATTCTGCAacctctttatttatttatttgtgtttttgaaaTTAATGAatagaataattaacatttgtgaccctggaccacaaaaccagtcttaaatagcatgggtgtatttgtagcaatagccaaaaatacattgatttttctttcatgccaaaaatcaataggatattaagtaaagattaagtTCCATGAAGTTTcctatacagtaaatatatcaaaacttactttttgattagtaatatgcattgctaagaaattcatttggacaacttcaaaaggcgattttctcaatatttagattttttttttgcaccctcagattccagatttccaaatactgtcctaacctaacaaaccatacatcaatggaaagcttatttattcagctttcagctgatgtataaatatcattttttttttaattgacccttatgcctggttttgtggtccagggtcacatttgatcaattacTAATACAGTATAATGTGTGAGACACACGTTTTCTAAGCACAGCACTAGAATATAATGCAATGTAAAGAAAGTCAAACCTGGTTTCGCTGGTCGAGAAGAAAAAGCGCCTACGCGTGACTCCGCCCCCGAGGGCGGAGCATCAGGTGGCGCAGGTTTCATAAAGCCCAGCGCGGAGCATCCGCACCAGCAGCGGCGGCGGCACCGTGAGTAGCTCCGTTATGGCGCGGGAGTCTCCAGCCTCATCGCTGTGTGTGAAAGAGGCGCAAACTCCTCACCCGCTCTCGTAGTGTTTCCTCCCGCGAGTCAGCCAGGTGATGCAAGCCCTCCACAGACCCGGGCTGCACCGGGCACCTGACGCCGAGCTGTGGCTGGACAGGATGGCAGACCTCCAGAACCAGAGCTCCGCGAACGGCTCCGGGTCCGagctgagccgcttcagcaaCCTGGAGGACATCGACTTGGCCGCGGACGGCACGCTGGAGCTGCGCGTCATGATCTCCATCGTGTACTCGGTGGTGTGCGCGGTGGGTCTGGTGGGGAACCTGCTGGTTTTCTTTCTCATGAAAGTCCGGCAGGGGAGGAAGAAGTCCACGATCAACTACTTTATCATGAACCTGGCGGTCACGGACTTCCAGTTTGTCCTCACGCTGCCCTTCTGGGCTGTGGACACGGCGCTTGATTTCACTTGGCCCTTCGGGCATGTCATGTGCAAGGTGGTGGTCACGGTGACTGTGATGAACGTGTACGCGAGCGTGTTCTTCCTCACCGCCATGAGCGTGACGCGCTACTGGTCCGTGGCGTCCGCGCTCAAGGACCGAACGCGCAACAAGCGCTGCTCCGTGAAGCTGGTCAGCGCGCTCCTGTGGCTCCTGGCCACCGTGGCGTCGGTTCCTACGGCGATCTTCTCCACGGTGAGCTCGATCAGCGGCGTCAAGCTGTGCCTGCTGCGCTTTCCCAATGGCCAGCACTGGCACGCGCTCTATCACCTGCAGAAGATCCTGGTGGCGTTCGTGTTTCCGATGCTCATCACCGTCGTGTGCTACTTGCTCCTGTTGCGCCTCATTCGCTTGCGGAGCATGAACAACAACCTCCCCAAGCGCAGATCCCGAGTCACCAAATCCGTCACGATCGTGGTCTTGTCCTTCTTCATATGCTGGCTCCCCAACCACGCCATCACCTTCTGGGGAGTCCTGGTCAAGTTTAACGTTATCCACTGGGACAAAGTGTACTACACGCTCCACACGTACGTGTTCCCGGTCACCATTTGCCTGGCGCACTCGAACAGCTGCCTGAATCCGGTCTTGTATTGCCTCATGCGCAGGGAGTTCAGGAAAATGCTGAAGGACTTCTTCTGGAGAATTTCCTCGCCCGCGATTGCCAACAGCTGTCAGATCCGTCCGTTCTCAGGCACCGTGAAAGAGCGCGACGACAGCCAGGCGGTGATTCCTCTGAACGTGATGGAGACCGAGGAGTACAGATTGTCGGTGGTGAACGGGCAAACCGACGCGTTGCCGTCCACGGACTGCGCCATTAGGAGGTAGACGCGCAAAGCCGTGCGTAAAAGCGCGCTGTTTACTTGAGTTGCAGTACTGGAGGATAAAAGGACCTTTTTGAAAACACAACCCCTTTTTTATTCTACTTCTATCAAGTGACGTTTCGAGATGTTGCATCCTTAAACGTTCGTGCCAAATTGTCTTTTGCAAACCATGCGTCCGCTGCAAGCCGCCGTGCTTTTGAACGCTTCTGTCTACATTTCTGAATTTCTGAGTGGTTTTATTCCGTGTTAACGTGTGCGTTGAAGCAGACCTGGATGTACAGAGTATCGAAATCTAATATTGGGCTTAAGCTGCaaagccatttttatttttagcaatagttTCCACGTTTACTCTTGTTTGAAGGAAATACTGTTGCATTAAAACTTACAAGTTGTTTATACATATAATtatcataataaaaatatatgatataataccagtattgtgaccctggatcacaaaactgaataaataagctttccattgatggaaATGAAAATATGGTTTGTTATGAAAGAAtaatatttggaaatctggaatctaaatataaagaaaattgcctttaaagttcttagcaatgcatattacttattaaaaaaattagtttcaatatatttatggtaggaaatttacaaaatatcttcatggaacatgatctttacttaatatcctaatggtttttggcataaaagaaaaaattataattttgacccatgcaatgtatttttggctattgctacaaatataccaccttaagttttgtggtccagggtcataaatattattgcattgaaaaataataagctagaaaaaaaaagtatatatatatatatgcatcttAATAATTGCATAAAGATGccacaaatatatttaataaatatattagagaaatatattaaaaataaaggtgcttcattatgccatagaagaaccttttttgtctaaatagttccttaaagaacctgtaacatccaaagaacctttctgtttctcaaaatgttccttgtggtgaaagaaggttcttcagattataaaaagataaagatatggttcttcaaagaacctttgactgaatggttctttgtggaactaaaaatggttcttctatggcattgctgtgaagaaccttttaaagcacctttatttttaagagtgtagttaatCTAtagaaatctctctctctctctatatatataatactaagatttatttatatatgtttcaGCTACGAACCCCATCAACCCCAGGTTTTgttgcattaaaaaaatctttaatgcTCATActgtaaatgcaatttttaaagcAGCAAGTTGAAATTGCTACATTATTCATAGCTGGTTTCCGACCTTCTTTATGTTGTTTGAATCTATTGCCTGGAAATtctgaaataattaaaatgtattgctcatttgAAGTGTAATAAAGCTGTGTGGATGACCTCAACCATGTGAAGGTGGTGGTCCGAAAGGAAATGAATGTAAACAGTGTTACTATGTTGTCCATTTGAAGGGCATAATAAAGTCCTGTCTTATCATAGCAATGTTTGTTTTCCTCACAAACACAATTACAAAGTTAACTTTTACTGTTATTCCATCTAATTAACATTTAACAGCAGGTCTGTGGTTTAAGGAGTAAATCTACCTCAACAGCTTTACTTCAGTTTATTATCTCAACGCAGACACATAAAGCCGTGCAAACAATAACACGACAACAGGGGAATTTATGGGCTTTATGATCCAAAGACGGTTTGGTTCACAAAACAACAGAGTTGCTTTCAGTTCGTGCTTTTTATAGGTTCTAATACATTGTTTAAACATGTTTTTACTCAGAAGGAGGAGCGGTGGGCATTTGGTCATCCACGTGTAcacacatttattgtttttaaacaagAAGTTGAGCGAAGTCGTCATTTAACAATTGATTTCTGAGAAATGTTATTCATTACACTATCTGTGTAAAATGATATTCTCTCTATAAACACAAGAGGGCACTGCCatcacaattttaaaaacaaaacccaTAATCTGAAAACTTCACTACAAAACAGTTTGAAAGTTTAAACCAAATTTAAACCAAACTAATCAACCTTTAggtacaataaaaaataaaaaaaacacaaacatctGGTGACTTCGAAAACAATCCCACGGTTGTTAGTTAATGATTAAAATAGTTTGGCAGGTGGTTTATCAGTTAAATATGGTCATGCTTGCATAGTTATTTCATTTTTCGCTGTTTTAGGAAGATTTAGAGGCTGTAATACCCATAGTTTTCACCTGGAATGTCATTCTGCTACTGATTTATTGCAGCTCTGAAGTCAGAAATGTCACCATCCTTGCAAAACCATCGTCGTTAATTTGTCCGTCACACGCCACGCCAGCTTTACTCAGCAGCTCATCCACTGTAACACAAACATTAACAacattattatttcattaaattCATTCATTAACAATACAATGAGGAATAAGGCAAAAACAAAGGCATTTCTATGCTGATGGACTGCAGATGTTTCTAACATGCTGCATTTGACATCAAAAGTTGGAATTTGCaactttgagattttgggctattTTTCTTCCACAGCACGTCTTATTTCAGACAAGCATAAAGAAAACATCtacaaaacacatttaaatgttTAGTGTATTGCACTTAAGCTATTTGTGTCTGTAGACTTCGATTACAATGcctatttttaaaggctgtttttttttttctccacttcagcagcacttacatacaccaaaaattacagttttattcctttctatattctgaagttttttacagaagggtttgttcatatataattgcttgatatttatttttctaacactttatctatttgcgtctgtagatttagtaaaaaaaagcattttttttaaagataactttctcaaaatgagtttgtttctccatttaagcagcacttacatacaccaaaacttacagctttattcctttctatattctgaaggtttttactgaagggtttgttcatatataatcgcctgatatttattttattacactttatctatttgcatctgtaggTTTCATTTACAATGCCTATTTTTATAGGCTGTTTTTTcaaaatgattttatttcttaacttcagcagcacttacatacgccaatatttacagttttattcctttctatattgTGAAGGCTTTTACTGAAGGGTTTCTCTATATATAATTGcctgatatttattttattacattttatctatttgtgtctgtgcctatttttaaaggctgttttcttaaaattagttttttctccacttcagcacctcttacatacaccaaaatttacagttttattcctttctatattctgaaggcttttactgaagggtttgttcatatataattgcctgatatttattttattacactttatctatttgcgtctgTAGGTTTagttaaaaatgcatatttttaaagtaaattttctcaaaattagtttttttccacttcagcagcacttacatacaccaacatttacagttttattgctttctatattctgaagttttttacagaagggtttgttcatatataattgcttgatatttattttataacactttatctatttgcgtctgtagatctagtaaaaaaagcattttttttacgataactttctcaaaatgagtttgtttctccatttAAGCaccacttacatacaccaaaacttacagctttattcctttctatattgtgaaggtttttactgaagggtttgttcatatataattgcttaatatttattttataacactttatctatttgcatctgtagatttagtaaaaaaagcattttttttaagataactttctcaaaatgagtttgtttctcaatTTAAGCACctcttacatacaccaaaacttacagttttattcctttctatattctgaagttttttacagaagggtttgttcatatataattgcttgatatttattttataacactttatctatttgcgtccgtagatttagtaaaaaaaaaaaaaaaaaggcattttttttaagataactttctcaaaatgagtttgtttctccatttAAGCaccacttacatacaccaaaacttacagctttattcctttctatattctgaaggtttttactgaagggtttgttcatatataattgcttgatatttattttataacactttttctatttgcgtctgtagatttagtaaaaaaaagcattttttttaaagataactttctcaaaatgagtttgtttctccatttAAGCACctcttacatacaccaaaacttagttttattcctttctatattctgaagttttttacagaagggtttgttcatatataattgcttgatatttattttataacactttatctatttgcgtctgtagatttagtaaaaaaaaagcatttttttaagataactttctcaaaatgagtttgtttctccatttAAGCACctcttacatacaccaaaacttacagttttattcctttctatattctgaagttttttacagaagggtttgttcatatataattgcttgatttttattttattacactttatctatttgcatctgtagatttagttaaaaatgcattttttaaaagataactttctcaaaatgagtttgtttctccatttAAGCACctcttacatacaccaaaacttagttttattcctttctatattctgaagttttttacagaagggtttgttcatatataattgcttgatttttattttattacactttatctatttgcatctgtagatttagttaaaaatgcattttttaaaagataactttctcaaaatgagtttgtttctccatttaagcagcacttacatacaccaaaacttacagctttattcctttctatattctgaaggtttttactgaagggtttgttcatatataatcgcctgatatttattttattacactttatctatttgcatctgtaggTTTCATTTACAATGCCTATTTTTATAGGCTGTTTTTTcaaaatgattttatttcttaacttcagcagcacttacatacgccaatatttacagttttattcctttctatattgTGAAGGCTTTTACTGAAGGGTTTCTCTATATATAATTGcctgatatttattttattacattttatctatttgtgtctgtgcctatttttaaaggctgttttcttaaaattagttttttctccacttcagcacctcttacatacaccaaaatttacagttttattcctttctatattctgaaggcttttactgaagggtttgttcatatataattgcctgatatttattttattacactttatctatttgcgtctgTAGGTTTagttaaaaatgcatatttttaaagtaaattttctcaaaattagtttttttccacttcagcagcacttacatacaccaacatttacagttttattgctttctatattctgaaggtttttatagaagggtttATTCATGTATTATTTGTCTAcatttttatagcactttatccatTTAAAATGCGTACCTTTagtctgttttctcaaaatgagtttgtttctccacttcagcagcacttacattcaCCAAATCTTACTGCTTTATTTCTTTCtacattctgaaggtttttactgaagggtttgttcatatataattgcctgatgtttattttattatactttatctatttgtgtctgtaggtttcattaaaaaaatcatatttttaaaggcagttttttaaattagtttttttctccacttcagcagcacttacatacaccaaaattttacagttttattcctttctatattctgaaggtttttacagaagggtttgttcatatataattcgcctgatatttattttattacactttatctatttgcgtctgtagatttagttaaaaacacatttttttaaaaggtaaatttctcaaaatgagtttgtttctccacttcaacAGCACTAAAATGTCTGAACGTTTTTATAGAGAGGCTTGTTCACATATCATTCGCATtgaattatatatcattttatttctaaaaaggTGGTGAATTTAATTTTTCTGTCTGtcgacagtattttctgatttatggaaGGATAAAAAAAGATATTGAAAATTCCCACTACAAAAACAtttaactctaatatgtcaacaaaataaaacaagaattttCAACCTGGCTTCAAccaatattcatatttattttttggaaatgtACGCAAATTATAGCATATTGAATAAATATGGTGATATCTTTTAATTTACCCTTTCATGAATTAGTCAAAGTTCCTATTTCACATGACATTAAAAGACTTTTGAGACTTTGCTGATAGTCAAAAACCTTTGCAATGTTTGCAATTCTGTTTTGTTTACTTATAGATAACAGTTGTTGTTTTAAGTCAGAGACATAAAGTAGGAATATCCCACATCTGGCTTAGAATGCCACGCCGCGCAAtgcattgtgggtaatgtagttctACCTTTCCTGTGCACTTTGTCTGAATCAAATTTACCTTCCTGATCTGTGAGTTGCTCTCCAAAGCCTGTCAGTCTGGCCCTGAACTCAGACGCTGTGATAAAGCCTCGTTTCCTCGTGTCTATCAACCTCACGGCCTGCAGGATCTCGGTCCGCGGGTTCTCCTGCTGGATCTGCGTGTGCATCACGCTGAGAAACGTGGAGAAGTCCAACTCGTCGCTCTTATCTGGGACAGGCAGAGTGAAAGCGCTTTGCCAAAAAGCTTCAAAAACAGAAGTCGTTTGATCACGTCTGACAGGCTGAGAGTTATATTTATTGCGGAGGGTTTAAATATAGTACATTTCATCACATTTGTCAAGCAAGGCTTTATTTCATCAGCAGCACCACCTGTGATGTCAGTTCAAATGACACTTCCTTCAATTAAAAACATTGTGAATGTATAGCGTAGGACTTTCAGTGCTCTGTTTTTCTTCCAGAAGACTCTATAAACCATGTTTCTGCGTTCACTGACCTTATCTGGATGTCCCGGGGACTGAGGTTTGCGATTGTTATTGTTGAGTTTCATTCATGTACTCCTACAGATTTCAAGTTTATTTATCTTAATAGGCAAAATTTACACTGTTGACTTTACCTGGGGCTTGGAAGTTTAGGAGGACATATACTGTATGCGATAACCTAACATTGACGTGAGTCATTTGTTTGGATGTTCAACTACTTCCAGTATCTCAGTTTAATGTTCAGAGCCACTGAAGTTGAGCTGCGTGACTCAAGAACTCAAGAACtaaaaatcccattcattttctccacaggggaattgatttttaatgataattaatttttttttaactattataaatgcattttatatttgcagatttaaattttagtttaatgtgctttttaaatagtttttttctttttaaatattactaattagttcagtttatttttaattctgttttagttttagtttagtttttatttccagttagtaattttagtggttctaacttaaacttatttcctgaagaatttattttttcaatgataactttaaatgtgcatttttttATAGGGCTTTTTACAATATtaattgtttcaaagcagctgcaCATTAATAAAACAGGAAAACGACAGTTTTAATGCTTCAAAACTCAACATTTATGAAACAAATTCAACTTCTATTATGCAGAAGCTTTATAGCAGTTATTTccatattatttatatactattatagttattaatattttaaattagcttttatttttatattttaagaattatttaaattttagcttgattctttttttttttttttttttgttctttttaaatgttactaatcaggtttagtttatttttaattacgttttagtttagtttttatttttcagttattATCCAGTAATTCCAGAGGAACTAAATTTCAAtgataactttaaaatgtacatttttattgcccttatataatataatataatataatataatataatataatataatataatataatataatataatatcttatataatataatatggatTGTTATTTAAGTTTagtttacttttaattttagttttagtttagtttttatttccagttagtaattttagggcctatttttaatagtattatttttagttaacaataacactgCTCTACAGAAGAAAAGTCATAATACAAACTCAGTTCATTGTCGATTTTGCAAAGTTCAATTATAAAACAAGTTCAATTCAGCTATAAGTGGAATATTTCATGATTACCTTTCTAACAATGACAGGTATTGAACTGCATTGAACT is part of the Garra rufa chromosome 25, GarRuf1.0, whole genome shotgun sequence genome and encodes:
- the rxfp3.3b gene encoding relaxin-3 receptor 1: MQALHRPGLHRAPDAELWLDRMADLQNQSSANGSGSELSRFSNLEDIDLAADGTLELRVMISIVYSVVCAVGLVGNLLVFFLMKVRQGRKKSTINYFIMNLAVTDFQFVLTLPFWAVDTALDFTWPFGHVMCKVVVTVTVMNVYASVFFLTAMSVTRYWSVASALKDRTRNKRCSVKLVSALLWLLATVASVPTAIFSTVSSISGVKLCLLRFPNGQHWHALYHLQKILVAFVFPMLITVVCYLLLLRLIRLRSMNNNLPKRRSRVTKSVTIVVLSFFICWLPNHAITFWGVLVKFNVIHWDKVYYTLHTYVFPVTICLAHSNSCLNPVLYCLMRREFRKMLKDFFWRISSPAIANSCQIRPFSGTVKERDDSQAVIPLNVMETEEYRLSVVNGQTDALPSTDCAIRR
- the LOC141301962 gene encoding calmodulin-like protein 4 isoform X2, translated to MAKFLSQDQINEYKECFSLYDQKRRGKMKAEDLLTVMRSLGRCPTLQELDRHLLSHKIDKSDELDFSTFLSVMHTQIQQENPRTEILQAVRLIDTRKRGFITASEFRARLTGFGEQLTDQEVDELLSKAGVACDGQINDDGFARMVTFLTSELQ
- the LOC141301962 gene encoding calmodulin-like protein 4 isoform X1, producing MCILMSLQAKFLSQDQINEYKECFSLYDQKRRGKMKAEDLLTVMRSLGRCPTLQELDRHLLSHKIDKSDELDFSTFLSVMHTQIQQENPRTEILQAVRLIDTRKRGFITASEFRARLTGFGEQLTDQEVDELLSKAGVACDGQINDDGFARMVTFLTSELQ